DNA sequence from the Deltaproteobacteria bacterium genome:
GCCGCCAACACAGAATCCATTCACGGCAGCAATCACTGGCACTTCACAATCGTACACCGCGGCAAAAGCTGCGTAGCATCCCTTGTTGGCACCGATGAGTGCGTCAAACCCTTCGGTTTGTTGCATCTCTTTAATATCAACCCCGGCGTTAAAGCCTTTGCCTTCGGCTCGAAGCACTACAACTCTTACTTCAGGGTTTCGTCC
Encoded proteins:
- a CDS encoding enoyl-CoA hydratase (Catalyzes the reversible hydration of unsaturated fatty acyl-CoA to beta-hydroxyacyl-CoA); the encoded protein is MGITTTIENGIAEIVMDNPPVNALTVQGWFDVADALTTAGRNPEVRVVVLRAEGKGFNAGVDIKEMQQTEGFDALIGANKGCYAAFAAVYDCEVPVIAAVNGFCVGG